In Bacteroidales bacterium, the sequence ATTTCTGGTGCAAATGTATCCGCAACAGGAAACAATTCAGCCCAAGTTTTAGCCACACGAATAGCATCTACTATAATATTTTGAGAAATATTATACTGCCTTAAAGCAATTGAACCTACATCAGTTAGTGTAAGTGATTCTGTAAAAGTGGCATTTGCAACAGGTTCTACTGTAGGGATAGCTCCATTTATAACAAATAATGACGATGTTTTTGAATCATAGTTATATTTAATAACTATTAAGTTAGGTTGATTAGGAGTTATTGCAAACCAGTCTGCAGGTTTACTTGACCCTAAACCAACCTTATCACCACTAGAGTTCACCCAAACTTTAGTAAAAAATTTCGTGTTTCCTATCGTTCTTTGTCCAAAATGAATAAAATACCCTTCAGAATTTGTTGTACTTGTTTGCATCAAAAACGAAGCATAAATATCTCCGGATTTAATTGAATCTGAAAAAGTTTTATTAACATCTTGTCCATTATTGCTAACTGAAGCTGCTTTACCTATATCAGTAGCATAACCATCGTATGACAAACCTGACGATGTAACGGTAACCGGGTTGCTTGTTCCACTATGAGCTTTCCAACCATTGTCTGTAAGATTTGTTCCTTCTACATATTCAAAGTTCTCTTCAAGAAGCAGTTGTGCTTTCACAACATTCAATCCAGAACTTAAAAAAGCAAAGATGAACAAACTTAAAATCAAAAATTTTTGTTTCATAATTTTCTTTTTTTATTTAATTTTATTTTAAAGATTTGAAAACAAAAATACAAAAAAAATACATAGGTATGTTTTTTTTATGTTATATATTAATTAACTTTGCATTATATTTTTTATGTCTTATTTATGAAAAATTTTTACAGTTTTTTATTTTTATGTCTGTTTTCAAAAATTATTTTTGGGCAAGTTCAAACTACGCGAGAATTAATTTGGGATTCTCAAACAAGAGAATATATTGAGTGTATGCCTACAACTTATAATTCTGAAAACCCAATTCCTGTAATGTTTTGTTTGCATGGACTTGGAGATAATATGCAGAATTTTCACACTGTACTGCAATTAAATCAATGGAGCGAATCAAAAAGATGGATTATTATCACTCCTCAAGCTCTTGATGCACAAGTGCCTACAATAGGTTCTGTTGGTGCTTCTTGGAATTCTGGTGCTGGTGTCGAAGGAGTACCATATCTAGGCACTGTTATTTTAAACAAAGATGTTGATGATTCTGGTTTCTTAATGGCAATTTTAGATTCTTTAAAAAATAATTATAATATAAATACAGATTCTGTCTTTTTTATGGGATTTTCTATGGGCGGATTTATGAGTAATAGAATAGCCATTGAACATGGGGATAGGATTACTGCAATAGCTTCTTTAAATGGAACAATAGGTATGGCAATAAAGGAAAAAACCCCAGTAGCTAAAGTTAATACAATACATTTTCATGGAACAAATGATGAAACAGTTACTTACGAAAATGCTGGATTTCCTGTTGGAGGAACAATTTATTCTACTGGACTGGGAGCAGAACAAACAGTTGACTACTGGAAAACACATAACCAGTGTGGCAACGAAGCAATTCACACTTTTTTCCCTGACGAAAAAGCAGATAGTTTAACTTTTGAAAGGTTTTTGTATAAAAATGAAGGGGAAAACATTCAAACTGCTTTTATAAAAGTAAATAATGGCGAACACTATTGGTATTACAAACCTGTAAATGATATTGACTATTCAACAGAAATTTATAAGTTTTTTACAAATACAATGGATTTTCCAACTGGAATTACAAATACAACAAATACAAGTTTAAATATTTATCCAAATCCAGCTTCAGACTTTATTTTTACAGAACAAGATTTCGCCGAAGTTGCAATATTTGATATTACAGGCAAATTGGTTTTAAAAGAATTTAATAATAATCGTATTAATATTTCTGCTTTAAATAATGGATTTTATATTGTGAAAATTAATTCTAAAGGAGAAATTTACGAACAAAAATTACAGATAATAAAATAACAAGAAAATTAAATGAATTTAGATTTTTTTAAATAGTAATCTTTCAGAAGTTTTATTTAAAAAATATTAGCTAAATTTGAAAAAAAATAACAAACAACAAAATTGAAATATGAAAAAAGATAAAGAAATTTTTGATTTAATCGAACAGGAAAAAGAGCGTCAAATGCATGGTATAGAACTAATTGCATCAGAAAACTTTGTGAGCGAACAAGTAATGATGGCAATGGGTTCAGTGCTAACAAATAAATATGCAGAAGGATACCCTGGCAAAAGATATTATGGTGGCTGCCAAATAGTTGACCAAACAGAGCAATTGGCAATAGACCGCGCATGCAAACTTTTTGGAGCAGAATATGCAAATGTTCAGCCACATAGTGGAGCACAAGCAAATGCAGCTGTTTTCTTTGCTTGCTTAAAAGTTGGTGATACTTTTATGGGCTTAGACCTTGCACATGGCGGACACCTTTCTCATGGTTCACCTGTAAACTTATCTGGAATAAACTACAATCCAGTTGCTTATCATGTTAAAGAAGACACAGGACTTGTTGACTATGATGAAATGGAAAAAATTGCCAAGGAATGCAAACCAAAATTAATCGTGGCTGGAGCTTCTGCATATAGCAGAGATTGGGACTATAAGCGCATGAGAGAAATCGCTGATAGCGTAAACGCACTGCTTATGTGCGACATGGCGCACCCTGCAGGATTAATCGCTGCAAAATTATTGAACAATCCATTAGAGTATTGCCACATAGTTACCACTACAACCCACAAAACACTTCGCGGACCTCGTGGTGGCTTAATTTTAATTGGAAAAGATTTTGACAATCCTTGGGGATTAACAACTACGAAAGGCGTTGTGAAAAAAATGTCAGATTTAATAAATAGTGCGGTGTTCCCAGGGCAACAAGGCGGACCACTTGAGCACGTAATAGCTGCTAAAGCTGTTGCTTTTGGCGAAGCATTACAGCCAGAATTTGTTGAATATATGAAACAAGTGCGTAAAAATGCAACCGTTCTAGCAAATGAATTTATAAAAAAAGGTTATCATGTAATCAGCAATGGCACTGACAATCATTTAATGTTAATAGATTTGCGTCAAAAATTCCCAGAACTAACAGGAAGAAAAGCTGAAAACACACTTGTGCTAGCTGACATTACAATAAATAAAAACATGGTTCCATTCGATTCTAGAAGTCCATTCCAAACATCAGGAATACGAATTGGAACTTCAGCAATTACAACTAGAGGTCTAAAAGAAAATCATATGCCTATAATTGTTGATTTTATTGACAAAATTTTATCAGACCCTGAGAATGAAAAAATTATTGAAGAAGTTCGCAAAGAAGTGAATAAATTAATGAAAGACTTCCCTCTTTTTGCTTGGTAAATTTATGAATATGAGCGGAAAAACACTGTTAATAATGCGTCATGCAAAAGCTGAAGGAATGTTCGGCAGCAAAAATGACTTCAATAGAAAAATAATTAATATTGGAGAAAAACGAACATTATTAGTTGCTGAGAAATTAATTCTTCGTGGAATAATTCCTGAATGTATTATTACAAGTCCTGCAGCAAGAGCATTACAAACTATAATGGTCCCCTTTTTT encodes:
- a CDS encoding T9SS type A sorting domain-containing protein, giving the protein MKNFYSFLFLCLFSKIIFGQVQTTRELIWDSQTREYIECMPTTYNSENPIPVMFCLHGLGDNMQNFHTVLQLNQWSESKRWIIITPQALDAQVPTIGSVGASWNSGAGVEGVPYLGTVILNKDVDDSGFLMAILDSLKNNYNINTDSVFFMGFSMGGFMSNRIAIEHGDRITAIASLNGTIGMAIKEKTPVAKVNTIHFHGTNDETVTYENAGFPVGGTIYSTGLGAEQTVDYWKTHNQCGNEAIHTFFPDEKADSLTFERFLYKNEGENIQTAFIKVNNGEHYWYYKPVNDIDYSTEIYKFFTNTMDFPTGITNTTNTSLNIYPNPASDFIFTEQDFAEVAIFDITGKLVLKEFNNNRINISALNNGFYIVKINSKGEIYEQKLQIIK
- a CDS encoding serine hydroxymethyltransferase; translation: MKKDKEIFDLIEQEKERQMHGIELIASENFVSEQVMMAMGSVLTNKYAEGYPGKRYYGGCQIVDQTEQLAIDRACKLFGAEYANVQPHSGAQANAAVFFACLKVGDTFMGLDLAHGGHLSHGSPVNLSGINYNPVAYHVKEDTGLVDYDEMEKIAKECKPKLIVAGASAYSRDWDYKRMREIADSVNALLMCDMAHPAGLIAAKLLNNPLEYCHIVTTTTHKTLRGPRGGLILIGKDFDNPWGLTTTKGVVKKMSDLINSAVFPGQQGGPLEHVIAAKAVAFGEALQPEFVEYMKQVRKNATVLANEFIKKGYHVISNGTDNHLMLIDLRQKFPELTGRKAENTLVLADITINKNMVPFDSRSPFQTSGIRIGTSAITTRGLKENHMPIIVDFIDKILSDPENEKIIEEVRKEVNKLMKDFPLFAW